One window of Macrococcus sp. 19Msa1099 genomic DNA carries:
- the ruvA gene encoding Holliday junction branch migration protein RuvA has translation MYAYLKGKVITVLPTHLVIEVSGIGYECLTPNPYRFNHQLNQMITLHTQLVVREDAQLLYGFKDEEEKAMFNALNKVTGIGPKSALAILATSTPQEIIRAIESESESYLIKFPGIGKKTARQIILDLKGKLTIADESELFKEVNDTLLNEALLAFEALGYSKREISKIEKELKKKQFSSVDEYVKQGLQMFVS, from the coding sequence ATGTACGCATATTTAAAAGGTAAAGTAATAACAGTACTGCCAACGCATCTTGTAATTGAAGTGAGTGGGATAGGATATGAATGTCTAACTCCGAACCCTTACCGGTTTAATCATCAGTTAAATCAGATGATTACACTTCATACACAGCTTGTTGTAAGAGAAGATGCACAGTTACTCTATGGTTTTAAAGATGAGGAAGAGAAAGCGATGTTTAACGCTTTGAATAAAGTAACAGGAATTGGACCAAAATCAGCGCTTGCAATATTAGCTACAAGTACTCCTCAAGAGATTATTAGAGCAATTGAGTCGGAGAGTGAAAGTTATTTAATTAAATTCCCAGGAATAGGGAAGAAGACGGCAAGACAAATCATTCTAGATTTAAAAGGTAAATTGACGATTGCGGATGAAAGTGAATTATTTAAAGAAGTAAATGATACACTATTAAACGAAGCATTGCTTGCATTTGAAGCATTAGGATATTCAAAGCGAGAGATTTCTAAGATTGAAAAAGAGCTCAAGAAAAAACAGTTTAGTAGTGTGGATGAGTATGTAAAGCAAGGATTGCAGATGTTTGTGTCATAA
- a CDS encoding ACT domain-containing protein, producing the protein MTTQKKFYLIREDVLPESVKKTLLIKDLLDKNPKLSIFDAVKKHDLSRSAYYKYKDTIFPVDEKAREKNLTIMVQVDDKVGLLSKILSFIALQNGSVLTIHQTIPIKEKTTITISLNATNIDMTINELIEAIGSIEHVNDVKLLGMSL; encoded by the coding sequence ATGACGACACAAAAGAAATTTTATTTAATACGTGAAGATGTACTGCCTGAATCTGTAAAGAAGACACTATTGATCAAGGATCTACTCGATAAGAATCCTAAACTATCTATCTTTGATGCCGTTAAAAAACATGATTTATCACGAAGCGCTTATTATAAATATAAGGATACGATCTTCCCGGTTGATGAAAAGGCGCGTGAGAAGAATTTGACGATAATGGTACAAGTGGATGATAAGGTCGGACTTTTAAGTAAGATACTATCCTTTATTGCGTTACAGAATGGGTCAGTATTAACGATACATCAGACCATTCCGATTAAAGAGAAGACGACCATTACGATTTCATTGAATGCTACAAATATCGACATGACAATTAACGAACTTATTGAAGCAATTGGTTCGATAGAGCATGTTAATGATGTAAAGCTCCTTGGAATGAGCTTATAG
- the obgE gene encoding GTPase ObgE translates to MFIDQVKINLKAGDGGNGIVAYRREKYVPLGGPSGGDGGKGASIVFEVDEGLRTLLDFRFQRMFKAEQGENGQSSNMHGRGAKDLVLKVPPGTVIKNAETGEIIADLVTHEQRAVVARGGRGGRGNSRFASASNPAPDFCENGEPGEEIEVSLELKLLADVGLVGYPSVGKSTLLSIVSKAKPKIGAYHFTTIKPNLGVVQTKDQRSFVMADLPGLIEGASEGVGLGHQFLKHVERTRVIIHMIDMGRTDGRDPFEDYTTINKELKQYNEKLARRPQIIVANKMDMPNAEEYLQEFKSKLEEDVEIIELSAATYQNIDTLLYKTADILDETKDIDYDLDEEASAVHRVMYKHEKSVDHFEITRDDDGAYVVSGNSIERLFKMTDFTRDASVRRFARQMRTMGIDDALRERGAKNGDTVRILRGEFEFIE, encoded by the coding sequence ATGTTTATAGATCAGGTAAAGATTAATTTAAAAGCAGGAGATGGTGGTAACGGAATCGTTGCTTATCGTCGTGAAAAATATGTTCCACTCGGTGGACCATCAGGTGGGGATGGTGGAAAGGGTGCCTCAATTGTATTTGAAGTAGATGAGGGTCTCAGAACACTGCTTGATTTCAGATTTCAACGTATGTTTAAAGCGGAACAAGGTGAAAATGGACAGTCGAGCAATATGCATGGTCGCGGAGCGAAAGATCTAGTGTTAAAAGTTCCGCCTGGCACAGTTATCAAAAATGCAGAGACGGGTGAAATTATTGCAGATTTGGTGACACATGAACAGCGTGCAGTAGTTGCACGTGGCGGTCGTGGTGGACGAGGAAATTCCCGCTTCGCATCTGCAAGTAACCCTGCACCTGACTTCTGTGAGAATGGTGAACCGGGTGAGGAAATAGAAGTTTCACTCGAATTAAAGTTACTGGCAGATGTTGGCCTCGTTGGGTATCCAAGTGTAGGTAAATCTACTTTACTATCGATTGTTTCTAAAGCAAAGCCTAAGATCGGTGCCTATCACTTTACTACGATTAAACCAAATCTTGGTGTAGTTCAGACGAAAGATCAACGTAGTTTTGTGATGGCGGATCTTCCAGGGTTAATAGAAGGAGCATCAGAAGGTGTTGGGCTTGGACATCAGTTTCTTAAACATGTTGAGCGTACGCGTGTTATTATCCACATGATCGATATGGGACGTACGGATGGTCGTGATCCATTTGAAGACTATACAACGATAAACAAAGAATTGAAGCAATATAATGAAAAGCTTGCGCGTCGTCCTCAAATTATTGTAGCGAACAAGATGGATATGCCAAATGCTGAGGAATATTTACAGGAATTTAAATCTAAATTGGAAGAAGACGTTGAAATCATCGAACTGAGTGCGGCAACGTATCAAAATATTGATACATTACTATATAAAACCGCCGATATATTAGATGAAACGAAAGATATCGATTATGATCTAGATGAAGAAGCGAGTGCAGTTCATCGTGTCATGTATAAACATGAGAAATCAGTGGATCATTTTGAAATTACGCGTGATGACGACGGTGCATATGTCGTAAGCGGTAACTCGATAGAACGTCTGTTCAAGATGACAGACTTCACAAGAGATGCGTCGGTGCGCCGTTTTGCTAGACAAATGCGTACGATGGGTATCGATGATGCACTGCGTGAACGTGGGGCAAAAAATGGAGATACAGTACGTATTCTGCGTGGTGAATTTGAATTTATTGAATAG
- a CDS encoding Spo0B domain-containing protein — protein sequence MNRRDIYFKMKHDFANQLQLIDTYTQLGEHEKRDRLIQSVVMSFKDEQDFLKLPLNQTIDCYIRYKIEQHKFDFAFEIGTLSSAIGLYDRRVSSIFNDVFADAGHRIEEKGLITISIFETEAAFELLFVLTGRIMDKAIHPAITEMNQNLVEYEYEINKRGV from the coding sequence ATGAATCGCCGAGATATATACTTTAAGATGAAACATGATTTTGCAAACCAATTGCAGTTGATAGATACATATACACAGCTCGGAGAACATGAGAAAAGAGATAGACTTATACAAAGCGTTGTCATGTCATTTAAAGATGAACAAGACTTTTTAAAGTTGCCATTAAATCAGACGATTGATTGTTACATACGATACAAAATAGAACAGCATAAATTTGACTTCGCATTTGAAATAGGTACGCTATCAAGTGCAATTGGCTTATATGATAGGCGTGTTTCGTCAATATTTAATGATGTGTTTGCAGATGCCGGACATCGTATTGAAGAAAAGGGACTGATAACGATCAGTATCTTTGAAACTGAAGCTGCATTTGAACTGTTATTTGTTTTAACAGGGAGGATTATGGATAAAGCGATACATCCGGCAATAACTGAAATGAATCAGAATTTAGTAGAATATGAATATGAAATAAATAAAAGAGGTGTCTAA
- the rpmA gene encoding 50S ribosomal protein L27: MLKLNLQFFASKKGVGSTRNGRDSESKRLGAKRADGQFVTGGSILYRQRGTKIFAGENVGRGGDDTLYAKIDGVVKFERFGRDKKKVSVYAEAK; encoded by the coding sequence ATGTTAAAATTAAACTTACAATTCTTCGCATCGAAAAAAGGGGTAGGTTCTACACGTAACGGTCGTGACTCTGAATCAAAACGTTTAGGTGCTAAACGTGCTGACGGTCAATTCGTAACTGGTGGTTCAATTTTATACCGTCAACGCGGTACTAAAATTTTTGCTGGTGAGAACGTAGGTCGTGGTGGAGATGATACGCTTTACGCTAAAATTGATGGCGTTGTTAAATTCGAACGTTTCGGACGCGACAAAAAGAAAGTATCAGTATACGCTGAAGCGAAATAA
- a CDS encoding ribosomal-processing cysteine protease Prp, with protein MINVTVLVNEDGQVTEFTMEGHADSAPHGQDLVCAGASAVVFGSMNAVMGLTDERPDIDYADDGGYFTARVVDLNNKEAQLIIQSMLVSLQTIEAEYGQYIKLNYK; from the coding sequence ATGATTAATGTTACCGTCTTGGTCAATGAAGATGGACAAGTAACTGAGTTTACTATGGAAGGCCATGCGGATAGCGCACCTCATGGGCAGGATCTTGTGTGTGCGGGCGCATCAGCAGTTGTATTTGGTAGTATGAATGCAGTTATGGGTTTGACAGATGAAAGACCCGATATTGATTATGCAGATGATGGCGGTTATTTTACTGCTAGAGTTGTAGACCTTAATAATAAGGAAGCGCAACTGATCATACAGTCAATGCTCGTGTCGCTACAGACAATTGAAGCTGAATACGGACAGTATATAAAATTAAATTATAAGTGA
- the rplU gene encoding 50S ribosomal protein L21, with protein MFAIIETGGKQLKVEQGQEIWVEKLNAEEGSTFTFDQVLMVGGETVKVGSPVVEGATVTAKVEKHGRGKKITVFKYKPKKNYKRKQGHRQPYTKLVIEAINA; from the coding sequence ATGTTTGCAATTATTGAAACTGGTGGAAAACAATTAAAAGTTGAGCAAGGTCAAGAAATCTGGGTTGAGAAATTAAACGCAGAAGAAGGTTCAACATTCACGTTTGATCAAGTATTAATGGTTGGTGGAGAAACAGTTAAAGTTGGTTCACCTGTAGTTGAAGGTGCTACTGTTACAGCGAAGGTTGAAAAACACGGTCGCGGTAAAAAAATCACTGTATTCAAATACAAACCAAAGAAAAACTACAAACGTAAACAAGGTCATCGTCAACCTTACACAAAATTAGTTATTGAAGCGATTAACGCGTAA
- the mreD gene encoding rod shape-determining protein MreD: MQIIIFPAIALLLLLINNLITTFMPINFFGYELYFIPHLVLIYLLILTVYKNPKIALILAILFGILCDIYIGNIYGLYTFGFIIAVLLMDQLFKVFYKDLKMMIALLLLFVLLFESFKFITVKVLGLATTGGFGFVFTHLIPTLLINFLFIIIVFPILLKILDKYTI; the protein is encoded by the coding sequence ATGCAAATCATTATTTTTCCTGCTATCGCATTGTTGCTGTTACTTATAAATAATTTAATAACGACATTTATGCCTATAAACTTCTTTGGATATGAGCTCTACTTTATACCCCACCTCGTATTAATATACTTGCTGATACTAACGGTATATAAGAATCCGAAAATTGCACTGATCTTAGCCATTTTATTTGGTATTCTATGTGACATTTACATTGGCAATATATACGGGCTCTATACATTTGGATTTATTATTGCAGTGTTGCTGATGGACCAGCTCTTTAAAGTTTTTTATAAAGACTTAAAGATGATGATTGCTTTATTGCTGTTATTTGTATTGTTATTCGAAAGCTTTAAGTTTATAACAGTTAAGGTACTTGGGCTGGCCACAACAGGTGGTTTTGGATTTGTTTTCACGCATTTAATTCCGACATTACTTATTAATTTCCTGTTTATTATCATTGTGTTTCCGATACTTCTTAAAATATTAGATAAATATACAATTTAA
- the mreC gene encoding rod shape-determining protein MreC, with protein MLPNFYKRNKLVFILFGLIVFIVFVGVSLKERATSTAEAFAGDTVAAGQRIVSYPAMFVTSNFSNVIHMWDANEENKKLKQKIKGFEQVEADNYRLDKENQELRHALKTESISIYEPEISTVISRNHDQWMNTMIINKGKSSGFKENMAVITTEGLVGRLKKVNSYSSQVEMITSNVKASKISVTLQQGDEEIFGMVDHFDDKKNLLVISDIDNNVKVKVGTRVVTSGLGGQFPKGILIGKVKKVENDEYGLSQIAYVETSADLKGLSQVYIAKKSPKAVTLEGSGE; from the coding sequence ATGTTGCCTAATTTCTACAAAAGAAATAAACTGGTCTTTATTTTATTCGGGCTGATTGTCTTTATCGTATTCGTCGGTGTATCTTTAAAAGAGCGCGCAACTTCTACAGCAGAAGCATTTGCTGGAGATACCGTTGCAGCTGGTCAGCGTATTGTATCCTATCCTGCTATGTTTGTAACATCGAACTTCAGCAATGTAATACATATGTGGGATGCTAATGAAGAAAATAAGAAGCTCAAACAAAAGATAAAGGGGTTTGAGCAGGTGGAAGCTGATAACTATAGGCTTGATAAAGAGAACCAAGAATTACGTCATGCCTTAAAGACAGAAAGTATTTCCATCTATGAGCCTGAAATTTCAACTGTCATCAGTAGAAATCATGATCAGTGGATGAATACGATGATCATTAATAAAGGGAAATCTTCCGGTTTCAAAGAGAATATGGCTGTAATTACGACTGAAGGATTGGTCGGTCGACTAAAGAAAGTAAATAGCTACTCATCACAAGTGGAAATGATTACTTCAAATGTTAAAGCAAGTAAAATTAGTGTCACGCTTCAGCAGGGTGATGAAGAAATCTTCGGTATGGTAGACCATTTTGATGATAAGAAGAACTTGCTGGTAATTTCTGACATTGATAATAACGTTAAAGTTAAAGTTGGAACGAGAGTTGTGACAAGTGGACTTGGAGGTCAGTTTCCTAAAGGAATTCTTATAGGGAAAGTTAAAAAAGTAGAAAATGATGAGTATGGTCTTAGCCAGATTGCGTATGTTGAAACTTCTGCAGATTTAAAAGGTCTTTCCCAAGTATATATCGCGAAGAAAAGTCCCAAAGCTGTTACGCTTGAAGGAAGTGGAGAATAA
- the nagZ gene encoding beta-N-acetylhexosaminidase produces the protein MKHNHFILILLIPVFLILTACNNHKIAKVQHPIVEIQKLSHVDLTTYYASSMTLEEKIAQQLVLGFNGTDYNAALKRYSARKIGGVILFKRNIVNESQVTQLNRDIFHNATDIPMFIGIDQEGGRVNRLPASIKNIESAYTIGLSHDKQYAYQQGRYIGENVKRMGFNLDFAPVLDIWSNPVNKVIGDRSFGHDANTVSDMSRSFRRGINDSGIITSGKHFPGHGDTVADSHVTLPVSNKSLDELMKFELLPFKRHIDDGIDMIMVSHISFPSIDSNYPASISKEIVTNILKKRLGYKGVIISDDLNMGAISNRYSLNEAVVRGLQSGETIMLIGSDAVDVDTLIQYVKSNVENGNIDKKIIDENNEKIIRLKLKYGIL, from the coding sequence ATGAAACACAATCACTTTATTTTAATTCTACTTATTCCTGTCTTTTTAATATTAACTGCATGCAATAATCATAAAATAGCTAAAGTACAACATCCTATCGTTGAAATACAGAAGTTATCACATGTTGATCTGACCACTTATTACGCAAGTTCAATGACACTTGAAGAAAAGATAGCGCAACAGCTCGTGCTGGGCTTTAACGGTACGGATTATAATGCAGCCTTAAAAAGATACTCTGCTCGCAAAATTGGTGGTGTTATTTTGTTTAAGAGAAATATAGTGAATGAATCTCAAGTAACGCAACTGAATCGGGATATCTTTCACAATGCCACTGACATACCGATGTTTATCGGAATAGATCAAGAAGGCGGCAGAGTGAATCGATTGCCAGCTTCTATAAAAAATATTGAATCCGCCTACACAATAGGTTTATCGCATGATAAACAGTATGCATATCAGCAGGGGAGATATATTGGAGAAAATGTGAAACGTATGGGATTTAATCTGGACTTTGCACCTGTACTGGATATTTGGAGCAATCCAGTGAATAAAGTAATTGGAGACAGAAGTTTTGGTCACGATGCAAATACAGTGTCGGACATGAGTCGTTCGTTTCGTCGAGGCATAAACGATAGCGGAATCATTACGAGTGGCAAACACTTTCCAGGGCATGGAGATACGGTTGCAGATAGTCACGTGACACTACCTGTGAGCAATAAATCACTTGATGAGCTTATGAAGTTCGAACTGCTTCCATTTAAACGACATATTGATGATGGAATCGATATGATAATGGTCAGCCATATTTCATTTCCGAGCATCGATAGTAACTACCCGGCATCTATCAGTAAAGAAATTGTGACAAATATATTAAAGAAAAGGCTCGGGTATAAAGGCGTTATCATTTCAGATGATCTAAATATGGGTGCAATCAGTAATCGCTATTCTTTGAATGAGGCAGTTGTTCGTGGGCTTCAGTCAGGTGAGACAATCATGCTCATCGGAAGTGATGCTGTAGATGTTGATACACTGATTCAATATGTTAAATCGAATGTTGAAAACGGCAATATAGATAAAAAAATAATTGATGAAAATAATGAAAAAATAATCAGATTAAAGCTTAAATATGGTATCTTATAA
- a CDS encoding DUF4930 family protein, protein MFKFLKAIIKLTLIVTVCIMIYLIIQLNPFANNPNQPENEREAVTYNLEDNALFRNIPLSQVKNAFNFMDKQEFMAVSGLSLMGYNDEYLAGKRGNDYILYRFGEQQVQVYADEYALDQALTKRSQRIELKDISAY, encoded by the coding sequence ATGTTTAAGTTTTTGAAAGCAATAATAAAATTAACACTGATTGTGACTGTATGTATCATGATATATTTAATTATACAGCTCAATCCGTTTGCAAATAATCCGAATCAACCAGAGAATGAAAGAGAAGCAGTCACATACAACCTCGAAGATAATGCATTATTTAGAAATATTCCTTTATCTCAAGTTAAAAATGCATTTAATTTCATGGACAAGCAGGAGTTTATGGCAGTTTCAGGTTTAAGTTTAATGGGATATAACGATGAATATCTGGCTGGTAAGCGTGGTAATGATTATATTCTCTATCGATTTGGGGAACAGCAAGTACAAGTTTATGCTGATGAGTATGCGCTGGATCAAGCATTAACAAAACGCAGTCAAAGAATTGAATTAAAGGATATTTCAGCCTATTAA
- a CDS encoding GNAT family N-acetyltransferase, with product MHYSQVGNEMLIIRDMDEDSAQAISLWNFGEAYAHYNLNGEQSAIQEFLHGHYYVVYKDDDIFGFFCDGDSAQVDFMSTNLYEIDFGFALNPKFIGQGYGRSFIKMIMHFYHAYQDVCHFRLTVASFNTRAIYLYHRIGFEFNKEISMIEDGVLTKFYVMSRDFHLKTDEAIPVLHYSYVRR from the coding sequence ATGCATTACAGTCAGGTAGGTAATGAGATGCTTATTATTAGGGATATGGATGAAGACAGTGCACAGGCAATCAGTCTATGGAATTTTGGAGAGGCATATGCACACTATAACCTGAATGGCGAACAAAGCGCTATTCAGGAATTTTTGCATGGACATTATTATGTTGTATATAAGGATGATGATATATTTGGTTTTTTTTGTGACGGTGATAGCGCCCAAGTCGATTTTATGTCGACAAATTTGTATGAGATAGACTTTGGTTTCGCGCTGAATCCAAAATTTATCGGTCAAGGGTATGGCAGGTCCTTTATTAAGATGATCATGCACTTTTATCATGCGTATCAAGATGTCTGTCATTTCAGACTCACTGTTGCATCATTTAACACGAGAGCGATCTATTTATACCATCGCATTGGATTTGAATTTAATAAGGAAATATCGATGATTGAAGATGGAGTACTCACGAAATTTTACGTAATGTCCCGTGATTTCCATCTTAAGACGGATGAAGCTATCCCTGTTTTACATTATAGTTATGTAAGAAGGTAG
- a CDS encoding ABC transporter ATP-binding protein has translation MSTTKRLYHEAVKEKKLFIAGFIILFFAVVTELSGPIIGMYIIDHHIKDAGEIINMQPIFQLLGLYFLIALIYAIMSYYQTIAFQTAGSNVIKHLRTNLFEHIQKLPIKYFDNLPAGKVVARITNDTQTILELFTVMLPTYIAGFANILGIIIVIFYFNAKVGLLALIVVPLLFFWLLIYRKVSDKYNHIVRERNSDMNAMLNESINGMAIIQAFNQEAKIQQEYEELNKEYLKNYERIIKLDSLTSHNLMGIIRSAVFLIMIYIFGQSFLSNEATLTAGMMYILVDYLTRLFNPMFNIVNQLSVLEQARVSSNRVFEMMDETPEIIEQDELVITRGEVKFQDVSFGYKKDELVLKNINIQAAPGETVGLVGHTGSGKSSIMNLLFRFYDPTKGQILIDGVDTKSVTKASMRSRMGIVLQDPYLYTGTILSNITLGDESISRQTAEHALMRVGGHRVLQSLEAGIDTEVVERGATLSSGQRQLISFARALAFDPKILILDEATASIDSETEAMIQQAMDVLKSGRTTFVIAHRLSTIKNADQIIVLDKGEIIEHGTHEELIALRGQYAKMYALQSGR, from the coding sequence ATGAGTACGACGAAACGTCTCTATCATGAAGCAGTAAAAGAAAAGAAATTATTTATCGCAGGTTTTATCATTCTTTTCTTTGCAGTCGTTACTGAATTATCAGGTCCGATAATAGGAATGTATATTATCGATCATCATATCAAAGATGCCGGTGAAATAATCAATATGCAGCCTATATTTCAGCTGCTTGGATTATATTTCCTTATTGCTTTAATCTATGCAATTATGAGTTATTATCAGACAATTGCCTTTCAGACAGCGGGTTCGAATGTTATAAAGCATCTACGAACAAACTTGTTTGAACATATTCAGAAATTACCGATAAAATACTTTGATAACTTGCCTGCTGGAAAAGTTGTTGCAAGAATTACGAATGATACTCAGACGATTCTTGAACTTTTCACAGTGATGCTTCCGACATATATCGCAGGTTTTGCAAATATCTTAGGGATTATTATTGTCATATTCTATTTTAATGCAAAAGTAGGACTGCTGGCATTGATTGTTGTACCATTATTGTTTTTCTGGCTGTTGATCTATCGTAAGGTTTCCGATAAATATAATCATATCGTTCGTGAACGAAACAGTGATATGAATGCGATGCTGAATGAATCGATCAATGGGATGGCGATTATTCAGGCTTTCAATCAAGAAGCGAAGATACAGCAGGAATACGAAGAGCTGAATAAAGAGTATTTAAAGAACTATGAACGAATTATTAAGCTAGATTCATTAACAAGTCATAATTTGATGGGAATTATACGTTCTGCGGTGTTTTTAATCATGATCTATATATTTGGTCAGTCATTCTTATCGAATGAAGCGACATTAACAGCAGGAATGATGTATATTCTTGTAGATTATTTGACGCGATTATTTAATCCAATGTTCAATATCGTTAATCAGCTAAGCGTATTGGAACAAGCACGTGTATCAAGCAATCGTGTGTTTGAAATGATGGATGAAACGCCAGAAATCATTGAGCAGGACGAACTGGTGATAACACGTGGAGAAGTGAAGTTTCAAGATGTATCGTTTGGCTATAAAAAAGATGAACTTGTCCTTAAAAATATTAATATCCAGGCAGCACCTGGAGAGACAGTTGGTTTAGTCGGTCATACAGGTTCTGGTAAAAGCTCCATTATGAATCTGCTCTTTAGGTTCTATGACCCAACAAAAGGGCAGATTCTAATCGATGGAGTAGATACGAAGTCGGTGACAAAAGCTTCTATGAGAAGTCGTATGGGTATCGTCTTACAGGATCCATACTTATATACAGGTACAATTCTAAGCAACATTACTTTAGGTGATGAAAGTATATCACGCCAAACTGCAGAGCATGCCTTAATGCGCGTAGGCGGTCACCGCGTACTGCAGTCGCTTGAGGCAGGGATTGATACTGAAGTTGTAGAACGTGGTGCCACTTTATCGAGCGGACAGCGTCAGTTAATTTCATTTGCACGTGCACTTGCATTTGATCCAAAAATACTGATTCTCGATGAAGCAACAGCTAGCATAGATTCAGAAACTGAAGCGATGATTCAGCAGGCGATGGATGTATTAAAGAGTGGACGTACAACATTTGTTATCGCACATCGACTGTCTACAATTAAGAATGCAGATCAGATTATCGTGCTGGATAAGGGTGAGATTATTGAGCATGGCACACATGAAGAATTAATTGCACTTCGAGGTCAATATGCTAAAATGTATGCATTACAGTCAGGTAGGTAA